From Primulina huaijiensis isolate GDHJ02 chromosome 15, ASM1229523v2, whole genome shotgun sequence, one genomic window encodes:
- the LOC140958839 gene encoding probable alpha-mannosidase At5g13980 isoform X1 — protein sequence MARLRGIQLAFTACVVCVLAVEAKYMVYNTSGGIVPGKLNVHLVPHSHDDVGWLKTIDQYYVGSNNSIQVACVQNVLDSLIPALLADENRKFIFAEQAFFQRWWRDQSEAMKNRVKVLVNSGQLEFINGGVCMHDEATTHYIDMIDQTTLGHRFLKEDFNVTPRIGWQIDPFGHSAVQAYLLGAEVGFDSLFFARIDYQDRAKRSSDKTLEVIWQGSKSRGSSSQIFTGAFYAGNYEPPTGFYFEFESDSPVVQDDMELFDYNVQKRVNDFVAAAISQVNVTRSSHIMWTMGTDFNYQYAHTWFRNMDKLIHYVNQDGRVNAFYSTPSMYTDAKYDLYESWPLKTEDYFPYADRENSYWTGYFTSRPALKGYVRMMSGYYLAARQLEFFKGRNESGPTTDSLADALAIVQHHDAVTGTEQQHVANDYAKRLSIGYKESEEVVATALGCMTQASTSECKSQVTNFKQCPLLNISYCPPTEIDLSLGKKIAVLVYNPVGWKRTEIVRIPVINENVSVRDAAGQLILSQLIPIVNASIANTKLYASAYLGKSSNVSPKYWLAFRAVVPPLGFSSYVISSDKPGASVLSKQLLYTFERSQTSPIEIGSGSLKLVHSGTNRKLMQYINSRSSVNISVEQSYSYFTGCDRSVDFQASGAYVFRPNGSFPVLSEEKVPLTVFRGPLFDEVHQMINSWIYQITRVYKEKEHAEFEFVIGPIPIDDGFGKEIVTRIKSKIGNNKIFYTDSNGRDFLERIRDHRTDWDLQVNQPIAGNYYPINLGTYIKDENSELSVLVDRSVGGSSIADGELEIMLHRRLLYDDSRGVAEALNETVCIEEKCLGLTIQGKYYVRIDPLGEGSKWRRSFGQEIYSPFILAFSEQDDEWTNFPTLTFSAVDPSYSLPNNVAIITLQELENGNVLFRLAHLYEVGEDKDFSVMATVDLKRVFANKKINEVKEMSLSANQEREEMEKKRLSWKVEGSNINQGTVLRGGPVDPVKLVVELSPMEIRTFIIEFNLNLSEN from the exons ATGGCGAGACTTCGAGGTATCCAGTTGGCTTTTACTgcgtgtgttgtgtgtgttttGGCGGTGGAGGCGAAGTACATGGTCTACAATACTTCCGGAGGTATTGTTCCTGGAAAGCTGAATGTTCATTTGGTCCCTCACTCACACGATGATGTTGGGTGGTTGAAGACAATTGATCAATATTACGTTGGGTCCAATAATTCTATTCAG GTAGCATGTGTGCAGAATGTGCTGGATTCGTTGATTCCTGCATTGTTGGCTGATGAAAATCGGAAATTTATCTTTGCTGAGCAG GCTTTTTTCCAGCGGTGGTGGAGAGACCAGAGTGAAGCAATGAAGAATAGAGTCAAGGTTCTTGTCAACTCCGGTCAACTTGAATTCAT AAATGGTGGCGTGTGCATGCATGACGAGGCAACTACACATTACATTGATATGATAGATCAAACAACACTAGGACACCGATTTCTTAAAGAAGATTTCAATGTCACACCAAGAATCGGTTGGCAAATAGACCCCTTTGGACATTCTGCTGTTCAAGCATACCTTTTGGGGGCAGAG GTTGGGTTTGACTCTCTTTTCTTTGCTCGCATTGACTACCAAGATAGAGCCAAAAGGAGTTCTGACAAGACCCTCGAGGTTATCTGGCAGGGTTCCAAAAGTCGTGGTTCATCCTCTCAG atatttACTGGTGCATTCTACGCGGGGAATTATGAGCCACCAACTGGTTTTTACTTTGAATTCGAATCTGATTCCCCTGTTGTCCAG GATGACATGGAACTTTTTGATTACAATGTTCAAAAGCGTGTCAATGATTTTGTAGCTGCTGCCATCTCACAG GTCAATGTTACACGTTCAAGTCATATAATGTGGACTATGGGAACTGACTTCAACTATCAATATGCGCATACGTGGTTTCGGAATATGGACAAACTCATACATTATGTAAATCAA GATGGCAGAGTCAATGCATTTTACTCAACTCCATCTATGTACACTGATGCAAAATATGACTTATATGAGTCATGGCCTCTTAAAACTGAAGACTACTTCCC ATATGCGGATCGTGAAAATTCTTATTGGACAGGATATTTTACAAGTAGGCCCGCGTTAAAAGGATATGTCAGGATGATGAGTGGCTACTATTTG GCAGCAAGACAGCTAGAATTTTTCAAAGGAAGAAATGAATCAGGACCAACAACTGACTCACTGGCCGATGCATTGGCCATTGTACAACATCATGATGCAGTTACTGGTACTGAGCAGCAACATGTGGCTAATGACTATGCAAAACGGCTTTCAATTGGTTACAAGGAG TCCGAGGAAGTTGTGGCAACTGCACTTGGTTGTATGACACAAGCATCGACTTCAGAATGCAAGAGTCAAGTTACAAACTTCAAGCAG TGCCCCCTTCTGAACATAAGCTATTGTCCGCCAACAGAAATTGATCTCTCTCTTGGGAAAAAAATA GCGGTACTTGTCTATAACCCTGTGGGGTGGAAAAGAACAGAGATTGTTAGAATTCCTGTGA TCAATGAGAATGTCAGTGTTAGAGATGCTGCAGGACAATTGATTTTGTCACAGCTTATTCCTATAGTTAATGCTTCAATAGCCAACACAAAATTATATGCCAGTGCATACTTGGGCAAATCTTCAAATGTCAGTCCCAAGTATTGGCTTGCATTTAGAGCAGTTGTTCCACCTTTGGGTTTTAGCAGCTATGTGATCTCAAGTGATAAACCGGGAG CTTCTGTTTTGTCAAAACAATTGTTGTACACATTTGAACGGAGCCAAACCAGTCCTATAGAAATAGGTTCAGGCAGCTTGAAGCTTGTGCACTCTGGAACTAATAGAAAGCTGATGCAATATATTAATAGCAGGAGTTCG GTAAACATTTCTGTAGAGCAATCATACAGTTATTTCACTGGATGTGACAGGAGTGTTGATTTTCAG GCTTCAGGGGCTTACGTTTTCCGGCCAAATGGTTCATTTCCAGTGCTTTCTGAAGAGAAG GTTCCACTTACAGTTTTTCGAGGTCCACTCTTTGACGAAGTTCATCAGATGATTAATTCCTGGATATATCAG ATTACAAGAGTGTACAAGGAGAAGGAACATGCTGAGTTTGAATTTGTG aTTGGTCCTATTCCCATTGATGATGGTTTTGGTAAGGAGATTGTAACTCGCATAAAATCCAAAATAGGaaacaacaaaatattttatacagACTCCAACGGGCGTGATTTTCTTGAAAGG ATTCGAGACCACAGAACTGATTGGGACCTTCAAGTGAACCAACCTATTGCAGGAAACTACTATCCA atcaatcttggaactTACATCAAAGACGAGAACTCAGAGCTATCAGTTTTGGTGGATAGATCAGTAGGAGGATCTAGTATTGCTGATGGTGAATTGGAGATAATGCTCCACAG GAGATTGCTATATGACGATAGTAGAGGTGTTGCTGAGGCTCTAAATGAAACAGTCTGCATCGAGGAGAAGTGCTTGGGTTTAACT ATCCAAGGAAAGTACTACGTCAGGATTGATCCACTTGGAGAGGGATCCAAGTGGCGTCGATCATTTGGACAGGAGATATATTCACCTTTTATTTTAGCTTTCTCCGAGCAG GATGACGAGTGGACGAATTTCCCAACACTTACCTTTTCAGCAGTGGATCCTTCTTACAGTCTTCCTAATAATGTTGCTATAATAACTCTCCAG GAGCTTGAAAATGGAAATGTTCTCTTTCGGTTGGCGCACTTGTACGAG GTTGGAGAGGACAAGGACTTTTCGGTGATGGCAACCGTGGACTTGAAGAGAGTTTTTGCTAACAAGAAG ATAAACGAAGTCAAGGAAATGAGTCTCTCAGCCAACCAAGAAAGAGAAGAAATGGAGAAAAAGAGGTTATCCTGGAAAGTGGAAGGCTCCAATATAAACCAAGGCACAGTATTGAGAGGGGGTCCTGTGGATCCTGTGAAGTTAGTGGTAGAACTTAGCCCAATGGAAATTCGAACATTCATAATTGAATTCAACTTAAATCTATCTGAAAATTGA
- the LOC140958839 gene encoding probable alpha-mannosidase At5g13980 isoform X2: MARLRGIQLAFTACVVCVLAVEAKYMVYNTSGGIVPGKLNVHLVPHSHDDVGWLKTIDQYYVGSNNSIQVACVQNVLDSLIPALLADENRKFIFAEQAFFQRWWRDQSEAMKNRVKVLVNSGQLEFINGGVCMHDEATTHYIDMIDQTTLGHRFLKEDFNVTPRIGWQIDPFGHSAVQAYLLGAEVGFDSLFFARIDYQDRAKRSSDKTLEVIWQGSKSRGSSSQIFTGAFYAGNYEPPTGFYFEFESDSPVVQDDMELFDYNVQKRVNDFVAAAISQVNVTRSSHIMWTMGTDFNYQYAHTWFRNMDKLIHYVNQDGRVNAFYSTPSMYTDAKYDLYESWPLKTEDYFPYADRENSYWTGYFTSRPALKGYVRMMSGYYLAARQLEFFKGRNESGPTTDSLADALAIVQHHDAVTGTEQQHVANDYAKRLSIGYKESEEVVATALGCMTQASTSECKSQVTNFKQCPLLNISYCPPTEIDLSLGKKIAVLVYNPVGWKRTEIVRIPVVNENVSVRDAAGQLILSQLIPIVNASIANTKLYASAYLGKSSNVSPKYWLAFRAVVPPLGFSSYVISSDKPGASVLSKQLLYTFERSQTSPIEIGSGSLKLVHSGTNRKLMQYINSRSSVNISVEQSYSYFTGCDRSVDFQASGAYVFRPNGSFPVLSEEKVPLTVFRGPLFDEVHQMINSWIYQITRVYKEKEHAEFEFVIGPIPIDDGFGKEIVTRIKSKIGNNKIFYTDSNGRDFLERIRDHRTDWDLQVNQPIAGNYYPINLGTYIKDENSELSVLVDRSVGGSSIADGELEIMLHRRLLYDDSRGVAEALNETVCIEEKCLGLTIQGKYYVRIDPLGEGSKWRRSFGQEIYSPFILAFSEQDDEWTNFPTLTFSAVDPSYSLPNNVAIITLQELENGNVLFRLAHLYEVGEDKDFSVMATVDLKRVFANKKINEVKEMSLSANQEREEMEKKRLSWKVEGSNINQGTVLRGGPVDPVKLVVELSPMEIRTFIIEFNLNLSEN; encoded by the exons ATGGCGAGACTTCGAGGTATCCAGTTGGCTTTTACTgcgtgtgttgtgtgtgttttGGCGGTGGAGGCGAAGTACATGGTCTACAATACTTCCGGAGGTATTGTTCCTGGAAAGCTGAATGTTCATTTGGTCCCTCACTCACACGATGATGTTGGGTGGTTGAAGACAATTGATCAATATTACGTTGGGTCCAATAATTCTATTCAG GTAGCATGTGTGCAGAATGTGCTGGATTCGTTGATTCCTGCATTGTTGGCTGATGAAAATCGGAAATTTATCTTTGCTGAGCAG GCTTTTTTCCAGCGGTGGTGGAGAGACCAGAGTGAAGCAATGAAGAATAGAGTCAAGGTTCTTGTCAACTCCGGTCAACTTGAATTCAT AAATGGTGGCGTGTGCATGCATGACGAGGCAACTACACATTACATTGATATGATAGATCAAACAACACTAGGACACCGATTTCTTAAAGAAGATTTCAATGTCACACCAAGAATCGGTTGGCAAATAGACCCCTTTGGACATTCTGCTGTTCAAGCATACCTTTTGGGGGCAGAG GTTGGGTTTGACTCTCTTTTCTTTGCTCGCATTGACTACCAAGATAGAGCCAAAAGGAGTTCTGACAAGACCCTCGAGGTTATCTGGCAGGGTTCCAAAAGTCGTGGTTCATCCTCTCAG atatttACTGGTGCATTCTACGCGGGGAATTATGAGCCACCAACTGGTTTTTACTTTGAATTCGAATCTGATTCCCCTGTTGTCCAG GATGACATGGAACTTTTTGATTACAATGTTCAAAAGCGTGTCAATGATTTTGTAGCTGCTGCCATCTCACAG GTCAATGTTACACGTTCAAGTCATATAATGTGGACTATGGGAACTGACTTCAACTATCAATATGCGCATACGTGGTTTCGGAATATGGACAAACTCATACATTATGTAAATCAA GATGGCAGAGTCAATGCATTTTACTCAACTCCATCTATGTACACTGATGCAAAATATGACTTATATGAGTCATGGCCTCTTAAAACTGAAGACTACTTCCC ATATGCGGATCGTGAAAATTCTTATTGGACAGGATATTTTACAAGTAGGCCCGCGTTAAAAGGATATGTCAGGATGATGAGTGGCTACTATTTG GCAGCAAGACAGCTAGAATTTTTCAAAGGAAGAAATGAATCAGGACCAACAACTGACTCACTGGCCGATGCATTGGCCATTGTACAACATCATGATGCAGTTACTGGTACTGAGCAGCAACATGTGGCTAATGACTATGCAAAACGGCTTTCAATTGGTTACAAGGAG TCCGAGGAAGTTGTGGCAACTGCACTTGGTTGTATGACACAAGCATCGACTTCAGAATGCAAGAGTCAAGTTACAAACTTCAAGCAG TGCCCCCTTCTGAACATAAGCTATTGTCCGCCAACAGAAATTGATCTCTCTCTTGGGAAAAAAATA GCGGTACTTGTCTATAACCCTGTGGGGTGGAAAAGAACAGAGATTGTTAGAATTCCT GTAGTCAATGAGAATGTCAGTGTTAGAGATGCTGCAGGACAATTGATTTTGTCACAGCTTATTCCTATAGTTAATGCTTCAATAGCCAACACAAAATTATATGCCAGTGCATACTTGGGCAAATCTTCAAATGTCAGTCCCAAGTATTGGCTTGCATTTAGAGCAGTTGTTCCACCTTTGGGTTTTAGCAGCTATGTGATCTCAAGTGATAAACCGGGAG CTTCTGTTTTGTCAAAACAATTGTTGTACACATTTGAACGGAGCCAAACCAGTCCTATAGAAATAGGTTCAGGCAGCTTGAAGCTTGTGCACTCTGGAACTAATAGAAAGCTGATGCAATATATTAATAGCAGGAGTTCG GTAAACATTTCTGTAGAGCAATCATACAGTTATTTCACTGGATGTGACAGGAGTGTTGATTTTCAG GCTTCAGGGGCTTACGTTTTCCGGCCAAATGGTTCATTTCCAGTGCTTTCTGAAGAGAAG GTTCCACTTACAGTTTTTCGAGGTCCACTCTTTGACGAAGTTCATCAGATGATTAATTCCTGGATATATCAG ATTACAAGAGTGTACAAGGAGAAGGAACATGCTGAGTTTGAATTTGTG aTTGGTCCTATTCCCATTGATGATGGTTTTGGTAAGGAGATTGTAACTCGCATAAAATCCAAAATAGGaaacaacaaaatattttatacagACTCCAACGGGCGTGATTTTCTTGAAAGG ATTCGAGACCACAGAACTGATTGGGACCTTCAAGTGAACCAACCTATTGCAGGAAACTACTATCCA atcaatcttggaactTACATCAAAGACGAGAACTCAGAGCTATCAGTTTTGGTGGATAGATCAGTAGGAGGATCTAGTATTGCTGATGGTGAATTGGAGATAATGCTCCACAG GAGATTGCTATATGACGATAGTAGAGGTGTTGCTGAGGCTCTAAATGAAACAGTCTGCATCGAGGAGAAGTGCTTGGGTTTAACT ATCCAAGGAAAGTACTACGTCAGGATTGATCCACTTGGAGAGGGATCCAAGTGGCGTCGATCATTTGGACAGGAGATATATTCACCTTTTATTTTAGCTTTCTCCGAGCAG GATGACGAGTGGACGAATTTCCCAACACTTACCTTTTCAGCAGTGGATCCTTCTTACAGTCTTCCTAATAATGTTGCTATAATAACTCTCCAG GAGCTTGAAAATGGAAATGTTCTCTTTCGGTTGGCGCACTTGTACGAG GTTGGAGAGGACAAGGACTTTTCGGTGATGGCAACCGTGGACTTGAAGAGAGTTTTTGCTAACAAGAAG ATAAACGAAGTCAAGGAAATGAGTCTCTCAGCCAACCAAGAAAGAGAAGAAATGGAGAAAAAGAGGTTATCCTGGAAAGTGGAAGGCTCCAATATAAACCAAGGCACAGTATTGAGAGGGGGTCCTGTGGATCCTGTGAAGTTAGTGGTAGAACTTAGCCCAATGGAAATTCGAACATTCATAATTGAATTCAACTTAAATCTATCTGAAAATTGA